The genomic window TTATTTTTATTACCAAAGTTACTATAATTCCAATTTTAAATTTCTTATGTTTTTAGTTAAAAAAGATAATTTTTTAGCTTTATTTACTGTTGTCTTTTTTTAAGAATTTAAAAATATTTAGTAATGGAGGTCTAGAAATGTTAAAAGAAAAAATATTAACAAATAATTTAATTAAATATGGAAAGATGAGTAATAAAACTCTATATGATATTTTAAATACAAATATAGAAGGAATTTCAAATGAAGAAGTAAAAAATAGAATTAATAAATATGGATATAATGAAGTTATTCACCAAAAGAGAAAGCTTTGGTATGCAGAACTTTTAAAATCTTTTATAAATCCTTTTAACTTAGTATTGATAACATTAGCTATAGTTTCAATTTTTACTGATGTTATTATAGCAACTAAAGATGAAAGAAGCTTTAAAGCAGTTATAGTTATAATAACAATGGTAACTATAAGTGCGATTTTAAAGTTTTTTCAAGAACGTAAATCAGAGGAAGCCACTAGTAAACTAAAGGCTATGGTAAAAACAACAGTAGCAGTTAAAAGAAAGAATAAAGAAGTAAAAGAAATAGATATGATTAATATTGTTCCTGGAGATATAGTTTATCTTTCAGCAGGGGATATGATTCCAGCCGATATGAGAATTATTTCATGTAAAGATCTTTTTGTTAGTCAATCAAGTTTAACAGGTGAATCAGAACCAGTAGAAAAGTTTACAATTTTAAGGGAAAGAGATAGGGGAATAGCTTTATCTGATTTAGATAATATTTTATTGTTAGGAACCAATATAATTAGTGGAAGTGCTATAGGTATTGTTTTAGCTACAGGTAATAATACGTACTTTGGAAGTATAGCAAATGAAATAGTAAACAAGGAAGAGAGTACAAGTTTTGAAAAAGGTGTAACAAAGGTGAGTATGCTCCTTATAAAATTTATGATGATAATGGTACCTATAGTTTTTGTAATTAATGGCTTAACTAAAGGTAATTGGTTACAAGCTTTCTTATTTGCAATTTCAATAGCAGTAGGTCTTACACCTGAAATGCTTCCTATGATTGTTACTACTAATTTAGCAAAAGGTGCAGTTACAATGGCAAAAAAGAAAACTGTAGTTAAAAAATTAGATGCAATTCAAAATTTTGGTGCTATGGATATTTTATGTACTGATAAAACTGGTACTTTGACTTTAGATAAAATAGTAGTTGAAAGGCATTTAAATGTAAATGGAGAAGAAGATTTAAGAGTATTAAGGTATGCATATTTAAATAGCTATTATCAAACAGGATTAAGAAATTTAATGGATGTAGCAATCCTAGAATTTGGAAAGAAATTAGGCTGTGATAATAATGAAAAGAAATTTGAAAAGGTAGATGAAATTCCATTTGATTTTTCAAGAAGAAGAATGTCAGTTGTATTAAAGGCTATAAGAGGAAAAAGACAGTTAGTTACAAAGGGAGCAGTAGAAGAAATACTTGGAATTTGCTCTTATGTAGAAGTTAATGGAGAGGTATTAAAGCTTACAGAAAAAATAAAAGAAAATACATTAGCTATGGTAAATAAATTAAATTCAGAAGGCATGAGGGTTATAGCTGTGGCACAAAAAAATGATATACCAGATGAAAAAAATTTTGGAATAAAAGATGAAATTAATATGGTTTTAATGGGATATATAGCGTTTTTAGATCCACCAAAGAAATCTGCAAAGAAAGCTATTGAAGCATTAAAAAATAGTGGTGTAGATGTAAAAATACTGACTGGAGATAATGAATCTGTAACTAAAAAAGTATGTCATGAAGTTGGAATTAATGTTTCAGATATATTACTTGGTGGTCATATAGATTCTATGAATGATAGTGAATTAGCTTTAGCAGTGGAAGAAATTAATGTTTTTGCTAAATTATCACCATTACAAAAGTCAAGGATTATAAAAGTACTTCAAAAGAATGGACATGTTGTTGGATTTATGGGTGATGGAATTAATGATTCGGCAGCTCTAAAGCAAGCAGATGTTGGAATTTCTGTAGATAATGCTGTTGATATAGCAAAAGAAGCTGCAGATATTATTTTACTTGAAAAAAGTTTAATGGTTTTAGAAGATGGAGTTATAGAAGGAAGAAGAGTTTTTGGAAATATAATAAAATATATAAAGATGACAGCAAGTTCTAATTTTGGAAATGTATTTTCTGTATTAATAGCAAGTGCTTTTTTGCCATTTATGCCAATGCTTCCAATACAACTTTTAATTCAAAATTTACTATATGATTTTTCACAGTTGTCTATTCCTTGGGATTCAATGGATTGTGAATATTTATCAACTCCAAAGAAATGGGAGGCAAGGGATATTGGAAGATTTATGATTTTTATAGGACCTATAAGCTCAATATTTGATATTTTAACATTTTTAGTTATGTGGTTTGTATTTAAAGCTAATTCAGTTGAGATGCAAAGTTTATTTCAAACCGGATGGTTTATTATGGGGCTATTGTCTCAAACTTTAATAGTTCATATGATAAGAACTGAAAAAGTTCCATTTATTCAAAGTAGAGCTAATAGGCCTGTAATTTTATTGACAGTATTAATTATAGCAATAGGTTTAATAATGCCTTTTACTAATATTGGTAACTTATTAGGCTTTACATCATTACCATTAATGTATTTTCCAATTTTGTTAATATTATTATTAAGTTATTGTGTATTACTTCAAGCAATTAAGGGGAAATATATAAGAGAATTCAAGAAGTGGTTATAGAATAAAAAAATAAGACTTCTAAAGACGAGGTCTTATTTTTTTATACGTATTATTTGTAATTATTATAATGGAAAATATGCATATGTAAATGTTATCACATAATTTAATTAAAAAAAACAAAAAAATATTCGTATAATTACTTGGCAATTATCGAAAAATGATGTATTATAGTTCATGGATTCATAAAAATATACGAAAGAAGGGACGGTTTTATGGAAAATACGAAAAAAAATAATTATTTAGATAATTATTTTCATTTAACCAAAAGTGGAACAAATGTAAAAAGAGAAATGATAGCAGGTATAACTACCTTCATGACTATGGCTTATATATTAATAGTTAACCCATCAATTTTATCTGCAGCAGAAATGGATAAAGGGGCTGTATTTACAGCAACTGCAGTTTCAGCAGTAGTTTCTACATTAATAATGGGACTATATGCTAAGCTTCCATTTGCTCAAGCACCTGGAATGGGATTAAATGCCTTTTTTGCATTTACTGTAGTTTTAGGAATGGGTTATTCTTTTCAATTTGCTTTAACAGCAGTATTTTTAGAAGGATTAATATTTATAGTATTAACTATATTTAATGTTCGTGAGGCAGTAGTTGATTCTATACCTAATAATATTAAAAAGGCAATTTCAGTAGGTATAGGATTATTTATAGCATTAATAGGTCTTGAAGGAGCCGGTGTAGTTGTTAAAGGAGAAGGAACTTTAGTTGCTCTTGGAGATATAACTAAAGGTAGTGCTTTACTTGCAATTATAGGTATAGTGATAACAGGGATATTAATAGCTAGAAATGTAAAGGGAGCTTTATTTTTAGGAATGATTATTACTGCAATAATAGGAATTCCTATGGGAATAACACCTATTCCAACAGATATATTAAGTGCTCCACCATCATTAAGTCCAATTTTTATGAAATTTGAATGGCATAATATTTTTTCTTTAGATATGTTAGTTGTACTATTTACTTTATTATTTATGGACATGTTTGATACTATAGGAACTTTAGTTGGAGTTGCAACAAAAGCAAAGATGTTAGATGAAAATGGTAAAGTTCCTAATATTAAAAAAGCTTTATTTGCAGATGCTATTGGTACTACACTTGGCGCATGTCTTGGTACAAGTACTGTAAGTACATTTGTTGAAAGTGCTTCAGGAGTTGCAGAAGGTGGAAGAACTGGATTAACAGCCGTATCTACAGCCGTAATGTTTGCTTTAGCATTATTCTTTGCACCATTATTCGGAGTTATAACTCCAGCTGTAACATGTTCAGCTTTAGTATTAGTGGGACTATTTATGTTAGAACCAATTCTTGAAATAGATTTAACTGACTGGACAGAAGCAATACCAGCTTTCTTAACTATAATAATGATGCCTTTAGCATATAGCATATCAGATGGAATTGTTTTTGGTGTTATATCATATATAATAATTAAGTTGTTTACTGGTAAGGTAAAGGATATAAGTATTACTACAGTAATTGTAGGGATAATATTTATATTAAAGTTTATAATTTAATAACTTAAAAACATGAGCATATTTTTTTATTTCATTTCAATTAGATAGAGCGATAGTATTAAAAATTGCTATTATTTAAATTGATAAAATAAAAAATATGCTTTTAATTTTGTTATGAGCTTAATTTAAGTTTATAAAAACACTCAGAAATAATAGTTGAGAATATAATAAGATTTTTGAGGGGAATATATTAATATTGTATAAAAAAATACAATGAACAGCATGTTTAACAATAAATTTATAGGCAAAATTTTAATATAATAATAAAAGAAAAATCTGAATTTTTTTAATGTTGTCGAACTATGAATAGATTGGTAAAATAGTTAATATATATTTATTATATTATAATTTTAGAAAGTTGAAATTTTAGGAGGAGTAGATATGACAGACAACTCTAAAAACATTAGATGGTATAACCTTGCGTTAATGGCCTTTGTATCTGTTTGGGGTTTTGGTAATGTTGTTAATAACTATGCAAACCAAGGACTAACAGTAGTTGTATCATGGGTGTTAATAATTGCGTTATACTTTGTGCCTTATGCTTTAATGGTTGGTGAATTAGGATCAACATTTAAAGATGCAAAAGGTGGAGTTAGTACATGGATTAGAGAAACTATGGGACCTACAGTAGCATACTTTGCTGGATGGACTTATTGGGTAGTACATATTCCATATTTAGCTCAAAAACCACAATCTGTTCTAATAGCGTTAGGATGGACGGTTAAACAAGATGGAAGTTTAATAAAGAATATGCCTACATTACAGGCACAGGCAATAACTTTAGTTGTATTCTTAATTTTTTTATGGATAGCATCTAGAGGAGTTACATCATTAAAGAGAATAGGAACTATTGCAGGAACATCAATTTTTATAATGTCATTATTATATATTTTATTAATGGTAGCAGCACCTGCAATAAGAGGCGTAGAACCAGCTACAACTAATATTACATTTAAAACAATTATGCCAGAATTTAATTTTGCATATTTTACTACATTATCTATGTTAGTTTTTGCTGTTGGTGGTTGCGAAAAGATATCTCCATATGTAAATAATATGAAGAATTCAAGTAAAGAATTCCCAAGAGGAATGATTATATTAGCTGTTATGGTTGCAGTATCAGCTATTTTAGGATCAGTAGCAATGGGAATGATGTTTGATTCTCATAATATTCCAAGGGATCTTATGATGAATGGACAATACTATGCATTCCAAAAACTTGGAGAGTATTATGGTGTTGGTAAATTATTATTAGTAATTTATGCTTTAGCTAATATGCTAGCACAAATTTCAGCATTAGTATTTTCAATAGATGCACCATTAAAGGTTTTACTTTCAGATTCAGATTCAAAATATATACCGAAGGCTTTAACTAAGACAAATAAACATGGTGCTCCAATAAATGGATATTATATGACAGCTATATTAGTTGGAGTGTTAATTATAATTCCAGCACTTGGAATTGGTGATATGAATACATTATTTGATTGGTTATTAAAATTAAATTCAGTAGTAATGCCACTTAGATATCTATGGGTATTCTTAGCCTTTATAATGCTTAAAAAAGCAAAGGATAAATTCCAATCTGATTATAAGTTTGTTAAGAACGATAAGTTTGCTTTAATAACAGGTATTTGGTGCTTTATCTTTACTGCTTTTGCGTGTATTATGGGGATGTTCCCAAATGGAGTTGAAACTTATTCAAAGCAATGGTGGTTCCAAATAGTGCTTAATGTACTTACACCATTTGTATTATTAGGTTTAGGATTGATATTACCTAAGATAGCTTCAAAAACTAATAAGACAGTTTAATTTTAAGTTGCTAACATTTGTTAGCAACTTTTTTAATGTACAGGAAAGTATAACTTTTATTATTATGATAATAATAAATAATGAAACAAAATAATTAATAAATAATATTTAGCTTTAAGAGTTAAATAAAACTACTTTATAAAATAAATTATATCACTTGTTGAAAAATTCAAATTATTGTTGTATAATAAGGACAAGCAAAATAAAAGATAAGTTGAGGTAGTAATTTATGAATAGTGGATTTAAAACTTTATTATACATATTAGGTGTGTTTTTAGTTATTACATTAATATTAAATTTAGCAATTACAATATTACCATGGGCTTTATTATTTGGAGGAATACTATATATTTTCTTTAAAATTAAAGGTTGGTTTATTAAGAGAAAATTTCAAAAAAATTCAAGTGAGTATTATAATAGAGAAACATCATATAGTCATGTAAAAGTTGATACTGTAAATACAGATGATGTAGTAGGGGATATAATTGACGTTGACTATGAAGATGTAAATAAGAAATAGACTGAAAAAGCCCAGCTTATGCTGGGTTTTTATGTTAGTATTATTAAATTAAATATTATTTATAGGAGAAGATAAAATGAATTTTAGAAAATTAAAAATATTTTATGAAACAGCTACATGTTTAAATATGACAAAGGTTGCTAAAAATATGTATATAAGTCAACCATCTATAAGCCAGAGCATAAATGAGTTAGAAATCGAACTTGAAGTAAAGTTATTTGATAGAATAGGAAAAAAGATTTACTTAACACATGAGGGGGAAGTTTTTCTAAATTATACTAGAAGAATTTTAAATTTATATGATGAAGGTACAAAGACTTTAAAAGATTTTAATAGTAATATAAAAGGGAAAATAACTATAGGGGCAAGTACAACCATAGGAATTTACATATTACCAGAAATTATAAAGGAGTTTTCTAGTGAGTTTAAAGACATAGAAATTTCTCTGATTATAGAAAATACAGAACATATAGAAAAATTAATTTTAGAGAATAAAATTGATTTTGCATATATTGAAGGAAGTATAGAATCAGATGAAATAAGTGCTGAAAAAATATGGGAAGATGAACTTGTATTTATTTGTGGTAAAAATCATAAGTTTAAGGGAAGAAAAGTAGTATTAGGAAAAGAGTTAGCAGATGAAAAATTCATAATGAGAGAAAAGGGAAGCGGAACAAGAGAAAATGTAGAAAACTTTCTTAAAAATAAAAGAGTACCTTGCAAAATATTTTTAGAGTTAGGTAATACAGAAGCTATTAAGAGGACTGTAGAGGCTAATTTAGGAATAGGAGGTATTTCTCTTATAACAATTCAAGAAAAGCTTAAAACAGGTGATTTAAATGCTTTTAGATTAAAAGAAGGAGTTATAAAAAGAGATTTACTTTTTATAATGCATAAGGATAAGTTTATATCTAATAATATGAAGAAGTTTATCGAATTTGCAGGGGAAAGTAATATATAAGCAAAAACCTATTATTATAATAATACAATAGTATTTCACCTTTTAAGAATTTCAATTTATAATCATATTTGTGCAATAAGTATGATGTAGAGGTGAAAAGATGATAGAAAAAATTAAGAGAATAATTCCAGGATTAATTATATGTTTAGTTGTAGGAATAGTTGCAGAAATACTTGGAAGTCATTTTACGACTATTGGTGCGGCTAGTTTCGCAATATTTATAGGTATAGTATTAGGAAATACTATTTTTCATAATAAAAAATATGATAGTGGTACTAAGTTTGCAGAAAAGGATCTTTTGAATTATTCTATTGTGCTTATGGGAGCAAATTTAAACTTAGCTGAAATCCTACAATTAGGATTTGGAGGTTTAATTTTTATAGTAATACAAATGACTCTAACTATGACGGTTACATATTGGATAGGAAGAAAATTAAAATTTAACAGAAAATATTGCTTATTAATGTCTTCAGGAAATTCAGTTTGTGGTTCGTCTGCTATTGGAGCTACAGCGCCTGTTATAAATGCTAATGATTCAGATAAAGTAATATCTATAACTATAGTAAATGTAATAGGTACTATTTTAATGATTATACTTCCATTAATAACAGCAGTTCTATATAATAATTCAACTCTTGAAACGTCAGCAATGATGGGAGGAATACTACAATCAGTAGGACAGGTTATAGGATCAGCTAAATTTGTAAGTGATGATGTAGTTAAGTTGGCAACAGTATTTAAAATAATAAGAATTATATTAATTGTAGCTGTAGTTTTAATATATGAAAGAATAGAATTTCCAGAGGATAAAGAAATACATAAAAATAAAGAAGTTAGTAAAGTTAAAAAGAAAGGTAAAATTAATATACCTTGGTTTATAACAGGATTTTTCTTAGTTTGTATTCTTAATACATTAGGAGTAGTTCCAGAATTTATTTCAAAATCTTTTAAATGGATAAGTGGTAATTTTGAGATAATAGCGCTAGCAGGTATTGGTATGAGAGTTAAGGTTAAAGATTTAGTAAAAGAAGGACCGAGAGCTATGCTATATGGGTTACTTGTTGGAGGATGCCAAATTATTTTTGCAATAACTTTAATAAAGTTTCTTTTTAAATAAAATGAAGCTTAAAAAAAATAACTTGCATAAAACAGATGAGTTTAATGAAAAATTCATCTGTTTTTTATTATTTATATTAGATATTATAAGGGATTAAGAAATTTATATTATAATTAATAATGAAAGAAGTTTATATAAAAAATTCAAAAAACAAAGAAAATTATGGGTTTTAAATTGATAATAAATGTAAGCTAAGTTATAATTATATTAATATTTTTAATATTGCAAATATAATTAATTTTAAAGGGGGCAAATTAATGAGTAAAATTAAAATGATTACTCCATTAGTAGAAATGGATGGAGATGAAATGACTAGAGTTCTATGGGATATGATAAAAGAGGAGCTTTTAAATCCTTTTATAGATTTAAAAACGGAATACTATGATTTGGGGCTAGAATATAGGAATAAAACTAATGACAAAGTTACAATTGATGCTGCAAATGCAATTAGAAAATATGGAGTAGGTGTAAAATGTGCTACAATAACTCCTAATTCAGAAAGAGTAAAAGAATATAATCTAAAAGAAATGTGGAAAAGTCCAAATGGAACAATAAGAGCAATTTTAGACGGAACTGTTTTTAGAACTCCAATTATTATAGATTCAATAAAACCTTATGTGAGAACATGGAAAAAACCTATTACTATAGCTAGACATGCTTACGGAGATATATATAAAGATGTAGAAATGAGGATAGAAGGAAAAGGAAAGGTTGAATTAGTATTAACTAGGGAAAATGGGCAAGAAGAAAGAAATTTAATTCATGATTTCAAGAAAAATGGAGTTGTTCTTGGTATGCACAATATAAATGATTCTATAGAAAGTTTTGCAAGAAGTTGTTTTAATTTCGCATTAGATTCTAAGCAGGATTTATGGTTTGCAGCAAAAGATACTATTTCTAAAAAATATGATCATACTTTTAAAGATATTTTTGAGGAGATTTATAATAATGAATATAAATTAGCTTTTGAAGAATGTGGAATAGAGTATTTTTATACATTAATAGATGATGCTATTGCTAGAGTTATAAAATCAGAAGGTGGTTTTATATGGGCTTGTAAAAACTATGATGGTGATGTAATGAGTGATATGATAGCAACAGCTTTTGGATCTTTAGCTATGATGACTTCAGTACTAGTTTCAAAGGATGGAATTTATGAATATGAGGCAGCTCACGGAACAGTCCAAAGACATTATTATAAACATATTAAGGGTGAAGAAACTTCTACGAATTCTATAGCAACTATATTTGCATGGTCAGGAGCACTAAGAAAAAGAGGAGAGTTAGATGAATTAGATGAGTTGGTAAACTTTGCAAATAAGTTAGAGGAAGCGTCATTAAAGACAATAAATAATGGTATTATGACTAAGGATTTAGATCTTTTATCTGAAATAGAAAATAAGAAAATTGTAAATTCTTATGAATTTATTAAAGCAATAAAAAGTAAATTAGAAGCTTTAATTTAAAAATTTTCCTTTATAATATTAGAATAAAAACTTTCTATAAGCAAAAAATATATTTGTGTATAGGAGGTGTTTTTATATGGCACATAAGAACAATAAAAATTCAAAAGCTAACAAAAAATCAAATCAAAAAACTAAAGCAGAATTAAGGAAAATGCAATCAGAAACCGCTGATGAAGTAGGATATTCAAAGGAATCAAGAAAGCTAGGTAAAAATAAACCAAGAAGTGAAGATAATTAGATAGTAATATAAAAAACAAATGGATTTATCCTAATCCATTTGTTTTTTTATTTTTTAAATCTGAATTAAATGTTAATTTTAAACCTTGATCTAAATAAATAACAGGAAGATGAAATCCATTTTCTCTTAAATCAGTTATATTCAAATTAAGATCAACGTTTTTAAATGGAAAGTCTCTTAGTAGTGGTGAATTAATATCAACCTCTTTTATAGTAGGTTTAATTTTTAATATATTCCCACATGTTTCTACTAGTTCTCTCCAAGATATCTGATTAGGGCTCGTTACATTATAAGCTCTGTTTAAGTTATCATTATAAAGTGCACATTCACAAATTTTCACTAAATCATCTATATGGATAAATTGAATTTTAACATCATTATTTGGAATGTAAATAATCTCATTATTCATAATTTTATCAAAAAAATAATTTTCTCTATAAAGGTTATTACCTTTACCATAAATATAGCTAGTTCTAAAAATTATAGCTTTAACACTATTGTTGTTAATTAAGTCATTTATATATTCTTCTGCATTTAGTTTATTTAAACCATATTCTCCTAAAATAGAATTTTCACCTTTTGGAGAATTTTCAAAGGTGATTTCTTTAGATGGAATATAAACTGCTGCTGAAGAGAAAAATATATATTTTTTTAATGATTTAGAATCTAAGCAATTAAAAAGAATTTCAATATCATCCTTATTATAAGCAGATATATCAAAAACAATATCATAGTGTTTATTTTTTAAAACCTTACGTAGGTCTTCTTCTGATCTTCTATTACATATTATATGGGTTCTATAACCCATATAATTTAGAGTTATATTTTCAGATGTTAGTAGATCTACTTCATGCCCTTTATTTATAAGATGCTTAACAAGAGCGTCACATACAAATAATGTATCACCTAAAACTAAAATATTGAACATTTTTTCCTCCTGATGTTTTATTTTAAATTTAATCTATAATATAAATTATAGACATAACACCATTAAGAATATACATTTTAGTTTTAGGTAATTTAATTTATTATTAAAAAAGTTAAAAGGCCCAGTTTCCATTTGCAAATATTTCAAATGAATCTTTATCTTCTGTAATACCTGTAATTTCTAAATCATTTGTACCAATCATGAAATCAACGTGTATTATAGAAGTGTTAACTCCATGATTTTCAAATTCTTCTTTAGACATATCAGTTCCTTTTTCTATACAAATAGGATATGCTTTTCCAAATGCCAAATGACAAGCTGCATTTTCATCAAATAAAGTGTTATAGAAAATTATATTAGAGTTTGAAATAGGAGAATCATAAGGAACTAAAGCTACCTCACCTAAATATTTTGATCCTTCGTCACTATCTAATAACTCTTTTAATACTTCATAGCCTTCCTTTGCAGAAAAGTCAATAACTTTACCATCTTTAAATGTAAGAGAAAATTCATCTATTAAGTTTCCACTATAA from Clostridium septicum includes these protein-coding regions:
- the mgtA gene encoding magnesium-translocating P-type ATPase translates to MLKEKILTNNLIKYGKMSNKTLYDILNTNIEGISNEEVKNRINKYGYNEVIHQKRKLWYAELLKSFINPFNLVLITLAIVSIFTDVIIATKDERSFKAVIVIITMVTISAILKFFQERKSEEATSKLKAMVKTTVAVKRKNKEVKEIDMINIVPGDIVYLSAGDMIPADMRIISCKDLFVSQSSLTGESEPVEKFTILRERDRGIALSDLDNILLLGTNIISGSAIGIVLATGNNTYFGSIANEIVNKEESTSFEKGVTKVSMLLIKFMMIMVPIVFVINGLTKGNWLQAFLFAISIAVGLTPEMLPMIVTTNLAKGAVTMAKKKTVVKKLDAIQNFGAMDILCTDKTGTLTLDKIVVERHLNVNGEEDLRVLRYAYLNSYYQTGLRNLMDVAILEFGKKLGCDNNEKKFEKVDEIPFDFSRRRMSVVLKAIRGKRQLVTKGAVEEILGICSYVEVNGEVLKLTEKIKENTLAMVNKLNSEGMRVIAVAQKNDIPDEKNFGIKDEINMVLMGYIAFLDPPKKSAKKAIEALKNSGVDVKILTGDNESVTKKVCHEVGINVSDILLGGHIDSMNDSELALAVEEINVFAKLSPLQKSRIIKVLQKNGHVVGFMGDGINDSAALKQADVGISVDNAVDIAKEAADIILLEKSLMVLEDGVIEGRRVFGNIIKYIKMTASSNFGNVFSVLIASAFLPFMPMLPIQLLIQNLLYDFSQLSIPWDSMDCEYLSTPKKWEARDIGRFMIFIGPISSIFDILTFLVMWFVFKANSVEMQSLFQTGWFIMGLLSQTLIVHMIRTEKVPFIQSRANRPVILLTVLIIAIGLIMPFTNIGNLLGFTSLPLMYFPILLILLLSYCVLLQAIKGKYIREFKKWL
- a CDS encoding NCS2 family permease, translating into MENTKKNNYLDNYFHLTKSGTNVKREMIAGITTFMTMAYILIVNPSILSAAEMDKGAVFTATAVSAVVSTLIMGLYAKLPFAQAPGMGLNAFFAFTVVLGMGYSFQFALTAVFLEGLIFIVLTIFNVREAVVDSIPNNIKKAISVGIGLFIALIGLEGAGVVVKGEGTLVALGDITKGSALLAIIGIVITGILIARNVKGALFLGMIITAIIGIPMGITPIPTDILSAPPSLSPIFMKFEWHNIFSLDMLVVLFTLLFMDMFDTIGTLVGVATKAKMLDENGKVPNIKKALFADAIGTTLGACLGTSTVSTFVESASGVAEGGRTGLTAVSTAVMFALALFFAPLFGVITPAVTCSALVLVGLFMLEPILEIDLTDWTEAIPAFLTIIMMPLAYSISDGIVFGVISYIIIKLFTGKVKDISITTVIVGIIFILKFII
- a CDS encoding amino acid permease, encoding MTDNSKNIRWYNLALMAFVSVWGFGNVVNNYANQGLTVVVSWVLIIALYFVPYALMVGELGSTFKDAKGGVSTWIRETMGPTVAYFAGWTYWVVHIPYLAQKPQSVLIALGWTVKQDGSLIKNMPTLQAQAITLVVFLIFLWIASRGVTSLKRIGTIAGTSIFIMSLLYILLMVAAPAIRGVEPATTNITFKTIMPEFNFAYFTTLSMLVFAVGGCEKISPYVNNMKNSSKEFPRGMIILAVMVAVSAILGSVAMGMMFDSHNIPRDLMMNGQYYAFQKLGEYYGVGKLLLVIYALANMLAQISALVFSIDAPLKVLLSDSDSKYIPKALTKTNKHGAPINGYYMTAILVGVLIIIPALGIGDMNTLFDWLLKLNSVVMPLRYLWVFLAFIMLKKAKDKFQSDYKFVKNDKFALITGIWCFIFTAFACIMGMFPNGVETYSKQWWFQIVLNVLTPFVLLGLGLILPKIASKTNKTV
- a CDS encoding DUF3329 domain-containing protein, whose protein sequence is MNSGFKTLLYILGVFLVITLILNLAITILPWALLFGGILYIFFKIKGWFIKRKFQKNSSEYYNRETSYSHVKVDTVNTDDVVGDIIDVDYEDVNKK
- a CDS encoding LysR family transcriptional regulator — encoded protein: MNFRKLKIFYETATCLNMTKVAKNMYISQPSISQSINELEIELEVKLFDRIGKKIYLTHEGEVFLNYTRRILNLYDEGTKTLKDFNSNIKGKITIGASTTIGIYILPEIIKEFSSEFKDIEISLIIENTEHIEKLILENKIDFAYIEGSIESDEISAEKIWEDELVFICGKNHKFKGRKVVLGKELADEKFIMREKGSGTRENVENFLKNKRVPCKIFLELGNTEAIKRTVEANLGIGGISLITIQEKLKTGDLNAFRLKEGVIKRDLLFIMHKDKFISNNMKKFIEFAGESNI
- a CDS encoding YeiH family protein; protein product: MIEKIKRIIPGLIICLVVGIVAEILGSHFTTIGAASFAIFIGIVLGNTIFHNKKYDSGTKFAEKDLLNYSIVLMGANLNLAEILQLGFGGLIFIVIQMTLTMTVTYWIGRKLKFNRKYCLLMSSGNSVCGSSAIGATAPVINANDSDKVISITIVNVIGTILMIILPLITAVLYNNSTLETSAMMGGILQSVGQVIGSAKFVSDDVVKLATVFKIIRIILIVAVVLIYERIEFPEDKEIHKNKEVSKVKKKGKINIPWFITGFFLVCILNTLGVVPEFISKSFKWISGNFEIIALAGIGMRVKVKDLVKEGPRAMLYGLLVGGCQIIFAITLIKFLFK
- a CDS encoding NADP-dependent isocitrate dehydrogenase, whose protein sequence is MSKIKMITPLVEMDGDEMTRVLWDMIKEELLNPFIDLKTEYYDLGLEYRNKTNDKVTIDAANAIRKYGVGVKCATITPNSERVKEYNLKEMWKSPNGTIRAILDGTVFRTPIIIDSIKPYVRTWKKPITIARHAYGDIYKDVEMRIEGKGKVELVLTRENGQEERNLIHDFKKNGVVLGMHNINDSIESFARSCFNFALDSKQDLWFAAKDTISKKYDHTFKDIFEEIYNNEYKLAFEECGIEYFYTLIDDAIARVIKSEGGFIWACKNYDGDVMSDMIATAFGSLAMMTSVLVSKDGIYEYEAAHGTVQRHYYKHIKGEETSTNSIATIFAWSGALRKRGELDELDELVNFANKLEEASLKTINNGIMTKDLDLLSEIENKKIVNSYEFIKAIKSKLEALI
- a CDS encoding small, acid-soluble spore protein, alpha/beta type; the protein is MAHKNNKNSKANKKSNQKTKAELRKMQSETADEVGYSKESRKLGKNKPRSEDN
- a CDS encoding NAD-dependent epimerase/dehydratase family protein, with translation MFNILVLGDTLFVCDALVKHLINKGHEVDLLTSENITLNYMGYRTHIICNRRSEEDLRKVLKNKHYDIVFDISAYNKDDIEILFNCLDSKSLKKYIFFSSAAVYIPSKEITFENSPKGENSILGEYGLNKLNAEEYINDLINNNSVKAIIFRTSYIYGKGNNLYRENYFFDKIMNNEIIYIPNNDVKIQFIHIDDLVKICECALYNDNLNRAYNVTSPNQISWRELVETCGNILKIKPTIKEVDINSPLLRDFPFKNVDLNLNITDLRENGFHLPVIYLDQGLKLTFNSDLKNKKTNGLG